In Alosa alosa isolate M-15738 ecotype Scorff River chromosome 23, AALO_Geno_1.1, whole genome shotgun sequence, a single window of DNA contains:
- the f7l gene encoding coagulation factor VII isoform X1, with translation MESRALRVDTSQLLQLVLLFMCVPVCHGLPGVFSDRSHANQVLLHRSRRANYLFEELKVGNLERECLEERCSYEEAHEIFSIPEQLSEFWTRYSVDLDQCAAKPCLNGATCVDQVNAYICICPSGFEGRNCDKATILPASYGCLFRNGGCEHFCTETHNASHICSCARGYSLGHDNTSCTPRVKYACGRPRVSDFNPRIVRGYVCPRGQCPWQALLKRGGTYQCGAIILGTDWILTAAHCVYRTDPAQLEVTVGEHHREVTEGSEQVRNVTKVLLHERYDHATKDNDLALLRLKSPITLGNFIIPVCLPPSHGTFSRTLAGIRMSIVSGWGRLAQSGPPSPILQRLEVPRVPNQECTNHTGLQVTRNMLCAGFQEGGRDSCQGDSGGPLVTRYKSTHFLLGIVSWGKGCASADSYGIYTRVGNYLQWIEKNTHIA, from the exons ATGGAGTCCAGAGCTTTGAGAGTCGACACAAGTCAGCTGCTGCAGTTGGTTcttctgttcatgtgtgttccGGTTTGCCACGGGTTGCCTGGAG TTTTCTCAGACAGATCACATGCCAACCAGGTTCTCCTACATCGATCACGGCGTGCCAACTATTTGTTTGAGGAGTTAAAAGTGGGCAACCTGGAAAGGGAGTGCCTAGAGGAGAGGTGTTCTTATGAAGAAGCACATGAGATTTTTTCCATCCCAGAACAACTG AGTGAGTTCTGGACAAGATATTcag TAGACTTGGACCAATGTGCAGCAAAGCCATGTCTGAATGGGGCCACCTGTGTTGACCAGGTGAACGCCTACATCTGCATTTGTCCAAGTGGATTTGAAGGGCGAAATTGTGATAAAG ccaCAATATTACCAGCCAGCTATGGCTGTCTCTTTCGTAATGGGGGATGTGAGCACTTCTGCACAGAGACCCACAATGCATCACATATCTGCAGCTGTGCCCGTGGATACAGTCTGGGGCATGACAACACCAGCTGCACACCccgag TGAAGTACGCCTGTGGAAGACCGAGGGTGTCGGACTTCAACCCCAGAATTGTCAGAGGCTATGTGTGTCCGCGTGGCCAGTGTCCGTGGCAG GCGTTACTAAAACGTGGCGGGACGTACCAGTGTGGAGCCATTATCCTGGGGACTGACTGGATTCTGACCGCTGCTCACTGCGTGTATCGCACAGATCCTGCTCAACTGGAGGTGACTGTGG GCGAACACCATCGTGAAGTTACTGAGGGCTCAGAGCAGGTGCGTAATGTGACGAAAGTCCTTCTGCACGAACGCTACGACCACGCTACCAAAGACAACGACCTGGCCCTGCTTCGGCTCAAGTCCCCGATCACCCTCGGTAATTTCATCATCCCAGTCTGTCTTCCCCCGAGTCATGGTACCTTCAGCCGCACACTGGCAGGTATTCGCATGTCCATCGTCAGCGGATGGGGTCGGTTGGCACAGTCCGGACCACCCTCGCCTATCCTCCAACGATTAGAGGTCCCGAGGGTTCCGAACCAGGAGTGCACGAACCACACAGGCCTCCAGGTGACTCGCAACATGCTGTGCGCTGGCTTTCAGGAGGGCGGGCGCGACTCATGCCAGGGGGACTCTGGTGGGCCTCTGGTGACCCGCTACAAAAGTACCCATTTCCTGCTGGGCATCGTGAGCTGGGGGAAAGGGTGTGCCTCTGCTGATTCTTATGGCATTTACACGAGAGTGGGCAACTACCTGCAGTGGATTGAGAAAAACACCCACATAGCCTGA
- the f7l gene encoding coagulation factor VII isoform X2, whose translation MESRALRVDTSQLLQLVLLFMCVPVCHGLPGVFSDRSHANQVLLHRSRRANYLFEELKVGNLERECLEERCSYEEAHEIFSIPEQLSEFWTRYSDLDQCAAKPCLNGATCVDQVNAYICICPSGFEGRNCDKATILPASYGCLFRNGGCEHFCTETHNASHICSCARGYSLGHDNTSCTPRVKYACGRPRVSDFNPRIVRGYVCPRGQCPWQALLKRGGTYQCGAIILGTDWILTAAHCVYRTDPAQLEVTVGEHHREVTEGSEQVRNVTKVLLHERYDHATKDNDLALLRLKSPITLGNFIIPVCLPPSHGTFSRTLAGIRMSIVSGWGRLAQSGPPSPILQRLEVPRVPNQECTNHTGLQVTRNMLCAGFQEGGRDSCQGDSGGPLVTRYKSTHFLLGIVSWGKGCASADSYGIYTRVGNYLQWIEKNTHIA comes from the exons ATGGAGTCCAGAGCTTTGAGAGTCGACACAAGTCAGCTGCTGCAGTTGGTTcttctgttcatgtgtgttccGGTTTGCCACGGGTTGCCTGGAG TTTTCTCAGACAGATCACATGCCAACCAGGTTCTCCTACATCGATCACGGCGTGCCAACTATTTGTTTGAGGAGTTAAAAGTGGGCAACCTGGAAAGGGAGTGCCTAGAGGAGAGGTGTTCTTATGAAGAAGCACATGAGATTTTTTCCATCCCAGAACAACTG AGTGAGTTCTGGACAAGATATTcag ACTTGGACCAATGTGCAGCAAAGCCATGTCTGAATGGGGCCACCTGTGTTGACCAGGTGAACGCCTACATCTGCATTTGTCCAAGTGGATTTGAAGGGCGAAATTGTGATAAAG ccaCAATATTACCAGCCAGCTATGGCTGTCTCTTTCGTAATGGGGGATGTGAGCACTTCTGCACAGAGACCCACAATGCATCACATATCTGCAGCTGTGCCCGTGGATACAGTCTGGGGCATGACAACACCAGCTGCACACCccgag TGAAGTACGCCTGTGGAAGACCGAGGGTGTCGGACTTCAACCCCAGAATTGTCAGAGGCTATGTGTGTCCGCGTGGCCAGTGTCCGTGGCAG GCGTTACTAAAACGTGGCGGGACGTACCAGTGTGGAGCCATTATCCTGGGGACTGACTGGATTCTGACCGCTGCTCACTGCGTGTATCGCACAGATCCTGCTCAACTGGAGGTGACTGTGG GCGAACACCATCGTGAAGTTACTGAGGGCTCAGAGCAGGTGCGTAATGTGACGAAAGTCCTTCTGCACGAACGCTACGACCACGCTACCAAAGACAACGACCTGGCCCTGCTTCGGCTCAAGTCCCCGATCACCCTCGGTAATTTCATCATCCCAGTCTGTCTTCCCCCGAGTCATGGTACCTTCAGCCGCACACTGGCAGGTATTCGCATGTCCATCGTCAGCGGATGGGGTCGGTTGGCACAGTCCGGACCACCCTCGCCTATCCTCCAACGATTAGAGGTCCCGAGGGTTCCGAACCAGGAGTGCACGAACCACACAGGCCTCCAGGTGACTCGCAACATGCTGTGCGCTGGCTTTCAGGAGGGCGGGCGCGACTCATGCCAGGGGGACTCTGGTGGGCCTCTGGTGACCCGCTACAAAAGTACCCATTTCCTGCTGGGCATCGTGAGCTGGGGGAAAGGGTGTGCCTCTGCTGATTCTTATGGCATTTACACGAGAGTGGGCAACTACCTGCAGTGGATTGAGAAAAACACCCACATAGCCTGA
- the LOC125288565 gene encoding uncharacterized protein LOC125288565 isoform X2: protein MQRIVGEALWGMCAADAMSMPVHWYYSVRDIKNEFNGWIHCFNPPREKHPTSILTLSNAAGSGRSGWSSGSRPPVIGNIILHDKLSYWKRPGGSVHYHQGLQAGQNTLNTLCALRVGKALSSGGFCSMTEPLAQAAVLSDYVQFMTTPGSHDDTYAESFHRSFFSDWQDSRPTSPSKVLEFAEKRCKQKMNVHPPDSQLDAIGCLPMSIPFILLSASDDEEKAVTASVQFVRLTHPHPKLDKFVALYARALHATLNGACLRQQAEAALKSPTLDVWDTCQSFMHRAARLPIASEERLKVHQSAVEVLGLACYTKGALSSLFYLAHEFHSDIQGGILANTNCGGENCNRGAALGALLGSHAGHLGKSVPQEWKDSLISGREYIPDILQKLF, encoded by the exons ATGCAGCGAATAGTCGGTGAGGCGCTCTGGGGAATGTGCGCCGCCGACGCCATGTCTATGCCAGTGCACTGGTACTACAGTGTGCGAGACATCAAGAACGAGTTCAACGGCTGGATACATTGTTTCAACCCGCCCAGAGAGAAACACCCGACGAGCATCCTCACCCTCTCCAACGCAG CTGGCAGTGGGCGCAGTGGTTGGTCATCAGGCAGCAGACCTCCAGTGATCGGCAACATCATCCTCCATGATAAGCTGAGCTACTGGAAGAGACCAGGAGGCAGTGTCCACTATCATCAAG GTCTACAGGCTGGTCAGAACACATTAAATACCCTATGTGCCTTGCGTGTGGGCAAGGCTCTCTCCTCTGGGGGATTTTGCAGCATGACCGAACCGCTTGCACAAGCTGCAGTCCTCTCGGACTATGTGCAATTTATGACCACACCTGGTAGCCATGACGACACCTATGCTGAGTCATTCCACAGATCCTTCTTCTCTGATTGGCAGGATTCAAGACCAACCTCACCAAGCAAG GTCCTTGAGTTTGCAGAAAAACGATGTAAACAGAAGATGAATGTGCATCCCCCTGACAGCCAGTTGGATGCTATTGGTTGCCTTCCCATGAGCATCCCTTTCATTCTGTTATCGGCTTCAGATGATGAAGAGAAAGCT GTGACTGCATCGGTTCAGTTTGTGCGACTCACTCACCCGCACCCGAAACTGGACAAATTTGTGGCACTTTATGCACGTGCACTCCATGCTACACTGAACGGAGCGTGTCTGAGGCAGCAGGCGGAGGCGGCACTCAAATCTCCCACACTCGATGTCTGGGATACCTGCCAGAGCTTTATGCACAGAGCCGCCAG gTTACCCATCGCTTCAGAGGAGAGATTGAAGGTCCATCAAAGTGCTGTTGAGGTGCTTGGTCTTGCCTGCTACACTAAAG GTGCCCTCAGCAGTCTGTTCTACTTGGCCCATGAGTTTCATAGCGATATCCAGGGAGGAATCTTGGCAAACACCAACTGTGGAG gagAGAACTGTAACAGGGGAGCAGCTCTGGGTGCTTTACTGGGTTCTCATGCGGGACATTTGGGGAAGTCTGTCCCTCAGGAGTGGAAAGACAGCCTTATAAGTGGCAGAGAATACATCCCAGACATACTGCAGAAACTCTTCTAA
- the LOC125288565 gene encoding uncharacterized protein LOC125288565 isoform X1 yields MTAKNQMQRIVGEALWGMCAADAMSMPVHWYYSVRDIKNEFNGWIHCFNPPREKHPTSILTLSNAAGSGRSGWSSGSRPPVIGNIILHDKLSYWKRPGGSVHYHQGLQAGQNTLNTLCALRVGKALSSGGFCSMTEPLAQAAVLSDYVQFMTTPGSHDDTYAESFHRSFFSDWQDSRPTSPSKVLEFAEKRCKQKMNVHPPDSQLDAIGCLPMSIPFILLSASDDEEKAVTASVQFVRLTHPHPKLDKFVALYARALHATLNGACLRQQAEAALKSPTLDVWDTCQSFMHRAARLPIASEERLKVHQSAVEVLGLACYTKGALSSLFYLAHEFHSDIQGGILANTNCGGENCNRGAALGALLGSHAGHLGKSVPQEWKDSLISGREYIPDILQKLF; encoded by the exons ATGACTGCGAAGAATCAGATGCAGCGAATAGTCGGTGAGGCGCTCTGGGGAATGTGCGCCGCCGACGCCATGTCTATGCCAGTGCACTGGTACTACAGTGTGCGAGACATCAAGAACGAGTTCAACGGCTGGATACATTGTTTCAACCCGCCCAGAGAGAAACACCCGACGAGCATCCTCACCCTCTCCAACGCAG CTGGCAGTGGGCGCAGTGGTTGGTCATCAGGCAGCAGACCTCCAGTGATCGGCAACATCATCCTCCATGATAAGCTGAGCTACTGGAAGAGACCAGGAGGCAGTGTCCACTATCATCAAG GTCTACAGGCTGGTCAGAACACATTAAATACCCTATGTGCCTTGCGTGTGGGCAAGGCTCTCTCCTCTGGGGGATTTTGCAGCATGACCGAACCGCTTGCACAAGCTGCAGTCCTCTCGGACTATGTGCAATTTATGACCACACCTGGTAGCCATGACGACACCTATGCTGAGTCATTCCACAGATCCTTCTTCTCTGATTGGCAGGATTCAAGACCAACCTCACCAAGCAAG GTCCTTGAGTTTGCAGAAAAACGATGTAAACAGAAGATGAATGTGCATCCCCCTGACAGCCAGTTGGATGCTATTGGTTGCCTTCCCATGAGCATCCCTTTCATTCTGTTATCGGCTTCAGATGATGAAGAGAAAGCT GTGACTGCATCGGTTCAGTTTGTGCGACTCACTCACCCGCACCCGAAACTGGACAAATTTGTGGCACTTTATGCACGTGCACTCCATGCTACACTGAACGGAGCGTGTCTGAGGCAGCAGGCGGAGGCGGCACTCAAATCTCCCACACTCGATGTCTGGGATACCTGCCAGAGCTTTATGCACAGAGCCGCCAG gTTACCCATCGCTTCAGAGGAGAGATTGAAGGTCCATCAAAGTGCTGTTGAGGTGCTTGGTCTTGCCTGCTACACTAAAG GTGCCCTCAGCAGTCTGTTCTACTTGGCCCATGAGTTTCATAGCGATATCCAGGGAGGAATCTTGGCAAACACCAACTGTGGAG gagAGAACTGTAACAGGGGAGCAGCTCTGGGTGCTTTACTGGGTTCTCATGCGGGACATTTGGGGAAGTCTGTCCCTCAGGAGTGGAAAGACAGCCTTATAAGTGGCAGAGAATACATCCCAGACATACTGCAGAAACTCTTCTAA
- the creg1 gene encoding protein CREG1: MSGRLLFTFVSVLHLACVSTTSHRIPPHEEVARVARFVVNQCDWGSMATISTHDPVKGQPFSNVFSISDGPVGYGRGIPYMYLTHMEISVKDLEVNPQASLCVSLAQTDFCKAQGFDPQSPLCAHIILSGSVVEVQNNTIEAVVAKKSLFDRHPEMLDWPSDHNWFFAKMNITQVWVLDYFGGVKTVTPDDYFKATPY, translated from the exons ATGAGTGGCCGACTGTTGTTTACCTTCGTTTCGGTGCTACACCTTGCGTGTGTCTCGACGACGAGCCATAGAATCCCTCCACATGAAGAGGTTGCAAGGGTTGCACGGTTTGTTGTTAACCAGTGCGACTGGGGTTCGATGGCTACGATCTCAACTCATGACCCCGTGAAAGGACAGCCTTTCTCCAACGTATTTTCAATAAGCGATGGTCCAGTGGGTTACGGGAGAGGAATTCCGTATATGTATTTAACTCACATGGAGATATCCGTAAAGGACTTGGAG GTGAACCCCCAGGCTtcgctgtgtgtgtctttggctcAGACAGACTTCTGTAAGGCACAAGGCTTTGACCCCCAGAGTCCATTGTGTGCGCACATTATCCTCTCAGGATCCGTGGTGGAG GTACAAAACAATACAATCGAGGCAGTTGTGGCCAAAAAGTCCTTGTTTGATCGCCACCCAGAAATGTTGGACTGGCCATCTGATCACAACTGGTTCTTCGCCAAGATGAACATCACTCAGGTGTGGGTGCTCGACTACTTTGGGGGGGTGAAGACGGTCACTCCAGACGACTACTTCAAGGCCACACCATACTAG